The Hymenobacter baengnokdamensis genome includes a region encoding these proteins:
- the glmM gene encoding phosphoglucosamine mutase yields MTLIKSISGIRGTIGGPAGQGLTPLDVVKYAAAYGTWAAAQATTSKLIVIGRDARLSGEMVSRLVAATLQGLGFDVLDLGLSTTPTVEMAVPARQAAGGIILTASHNPKQWNALKLLDAQGEFLSAAAGERVLELAESESFDFAPVTKLGSYATDDTFLSEHIAAILASPLVDVAAIRAKKFRVVVDAVNSSGGFAVPQLLTALGVATIEKVHCEPTGDFAHNPEPLPEHLRDIAKVLEKGGFDLGIVVDPDVDRLALVSENGEMFGEEYTLVAVADYVLGYHGGGNTVSNLSSTRALRDVTEKHGGTYTAAAVGEVNVVTKMKETNAIIGGEGNGGIIFPELHYGRDALVGIALFLTHLAKSGLAMSRLRNSYPSYFISKNKIELTPEINTDQVLVQMEKRYAKQPVNTIDGVKIEFDKEWVHLRKSNTEPIIRIYAESDSNATADHLAQKIIADIKEIING; encoded by the coding sequence GTGACGCTCATAAAATCTATTTCCGGTATTCGCGGCACCATTGGTGGCCCGGCCGGACAAGGACTTACCCCCCTCGATGTGGTAAAATATGCGGCTGCCTACGGCACCTGGGCGGCCGCTCAGGCCACTACCAGCAAGCTGATAGTGATTGGCCGCGACGCCCGCCTTTCGGGCGAGATGGTGAGCCGCCTGGTAGCCGCCACGCTGCAAGGCCTGGGCTTCGATGTGCTCGACCTGGGCCTCAGCACTACGCCTACGGTGGAGATGGCGGTGCCGGCCCGGCAGGCCGCGGGAGGCATCATTCTCACCGCCTCGCACAACCCCAAGCAGTGGAATGCCCTGAAGCTGCTCGACGCGCAGGGTGAGTTTTTGTCGGCGGCGGCCGGCGAGCGCGTGCTGGAGCTGGCCGAAAGCGAAAGCTTCGATTTTGCGCCCGTTACCAAGCTGGGCAGCTACGCCACCGACGATACTTTTCTGAGTGAGCACATTGCCGCTATCCTGGCCTCGCCCCTGGTTGACGTGGCGGCTATCAGGGCCAAAAAATTCCGGGTAGTAGTCGATGCGGTAAACAGTAGCGGCGGCTTTGCCGTGCCGCAGCTGCTAACGGCCCTGGGCGTTGCAACCATTGAGAAAGTACACTGCGAGCCCACCGGCGATTTTGCCCATAACCCCGAGCCCCTGCCCGAACACCTGCGCGATATTGCCAAAGTGCTTGAGAAAGGGGGCTTCGACCTGGGCATCGTGGTAGACCCCGACGTAGACCGCCTGGCGCTGGTGAGCGAAAACGGGGAAATGTTTGGCGAAGAATACACGCTGGTAGCGGTAGCCGATTACGTGCTGGGCTACCACGGCGGCGGCAACACAGTGAGTAACCTCAGCAGTACCCGTGCCCTGCGCGATGTGACCGAAAAGCACGGCGGCACCTACACGGCCGCCGCCGTGGGCGAGGTAAACGTGGTGACCAAGATGAAAGAAACCAACGCCATCATCGGCGGCGAGGGCAACGGCGGCATCATATTCCCCGAGCTGCACTACGGCCGCGATGCGTTGGTAGGCATCGCCCTGTTTCTGACGCACCTGGCTAAGTCGGGCCTAGCCATGAGCCGCCTGCGCAACTCCTACCCAAGCTATTTTATCTCCAAAAATAAAATTGAGCTCACGCCCGAAATCAATACCGACCAGGTGCTGGTGCAGATGGAGAAGCGCTACGCCAAACAGCCGGTAAATACCATTGATGGGGTGAAAATTGAGTTCGACAAAGAGTGGGTGCACCTGCGGAAGTCGAATACCGAGCCCATTATTCGCATCTATGCCGAGTCGGACTCGAACGCCACGGCCGACCATCTGGCCCAGAAAATTATTGCCGATATAAAGGAGATTATCAATGGGTAG
- a CDS encoding PepSY-associated TM helix domain-containing protein, translating into MKVFFRRVHLYLAFAAGLVFLVQCLTGAVLVFEDELTHALYAGRYTVAVPAAQPRQSLAVLADHLRQLKPKSKLLGFRVYADPARTVELTYRETPARPDDTQPAEGRGFRHKSAAPRSAGVDKPKGRPERGNTAFLNPYTGQVVGLLDRQDRGIFKVAEDLHRRLLAGEVGKTVTGLSALFILVITATGVVLWWPKTWALLTGRLRIRWSGSGKRITHDLHVVLGFYCAPFLFGLALTGVIMSYRWAAEGLFRLTGTRPTVGIAAPRSALPGRPRTLAYDAALRTGQQVYRTAEFWRVGAPKDSAAAICISAPSTLPWRAAGLDTLFADRTTGAALGQHLYSRQSAGAQLRRLAKLLHTGEIGGAWTKALALVVVLCSLTFPITGVLLWLNRTRRKQPKKTRTPVTV; encoded by the coding sequence ATGAAAGTATTTTTTCGGCGGGTGCACTTGTACCTGGCTTTTGCGGCGGGGCTGGTCTTTTTGGTGCAGTGTCTTACGGGGGCAGTTCTGGTTTTTGAGGACGAGCTAACCCATGCCCTTTATGCGGGTCGCTATACAGTGGCGGTGCCGGCTGCCCAGCCGCGCCAGTCGCTGGCCGTGCTGGCCGACCACCTTCGGCAGCTCAAGCCAAAGAGTAAGCTATTGGGCTTCAGGGTGTATGCCGACCCGGCCCGTACTGTCGAGCTGACTTATCGGGAAACACCCGCCCGGCCTGATGATACGCAGCCGGCCGAAGGGCGTGGCTTCCGCCACAAAAGCGCTGCCCCACGCAGCGCTGGAGTCGACAAGCCCAAGGGCCGCCCCGAGCGGGGTAATACGGCCTTTCTGAATCCGTACACCGGCCAGGTAGTAGGCCTGCTCGACAGGCAGGACCGCGGCATATTTAAAGTAGCAGAAGACCTGCACCGCCGCCTGCTGGCGGGCGAGGTAGGGAAGACCGTAACGGGCCTCTCGGCACTATTTATCCTGGTTATTACGGCTACGGGCGTAGTGCTGTGGTGGCCCAAAACCTGGGCTTTGCTCACGGGCCGCCTGCGCATCAGGTGGAGCGGCAGCGGCAAGCGCATCACGCACGACCTGCACGTAGTGCTGGGCTTTTACTGCGCGCCGTTTTTGTTTGGCCTGGCGCTGACCGGGGTTATTATGTCGTATCGCTGGGCAGCGGAGGGTTTATTTCGCCTCACGGGCACCCGGCCCACGGTCGGTATTGCCGCTCCCCGGTCGGCCTTGCCGGGCCGCCCGCGCACGCTGGCTTATGATGCGGCGCTGCGCACGGGCCAGCAAGTATATCGCACCGCCGAATTCTGGCGCGTGGGTGCTCCCAAAGATTCGGCAGCCGCTATCTGCATAAGCGCGCCGAGCACCTTGCCCTGGCGTGCGGCGGGCCTCGATACCTTGTTTGCAGACCGCACTACCGGGGCCGCGCTGGGGCAGCACCTCTACAGCCGGCAGTCGGCCGGTGCCCAGCTGCGGCGGCTGGCCAAGCTCCTGCACACCGGCGAAATCGGGGGCGCTTGGACCAAAGCCCTCGCGCTGGTTGTGGTCTTGTGCAGCCTCACGTTTCCGATAACGGGCGTGCTGCTGTGGCTGAACCGCACGCGCCGCAAGCAGCCGAAAAAGACCCGCACACCAGTGACAGTATAG
- a CDS encoding ExbD/TolR family protein, whose protein sequence is MPKVKPHRTSPSLDMTPMVDLAFLLVTFFMLTTQFRPDEAVVVDPPSSTSDLHAPDSDILTLTVDKNKRVFFGYDKAPVKEAALKAVGAKYGVTFTPTQVKQFSLMPNFGVPITQLGSYLDKDTEQRKALNPTLPGIPYDSLNNQMIDWVIEARKANAALFKKPTFLVIKGDGNADVKTVQTVIKDLQEKDINRFNLLTSLEMKPSYIGQ, encoded by the coding sequence ATGCCTAAAGTAAAACCGCACCGCACCTCGCCGTCGCTCGACATGACGCCGATGGTTGACCTGGCGTTTCTGCTGGTAACATTCTTTATGTTGACCACGCAGTTTCGCCCCGATGAAGCTGTGGTAGTAGACCCTCCGTCCTCGACGTCGGACCTGCACGCTCCCGACAGCGACATTCTGACCCTGACCGTTGATAAAAACAAGCGCGTTTTCTTCGGCTACGACAAAGCACCCGTGAAAGAAGCTGCCCTGAAGGCTGTTGGCGCCAAGTACGGCGTTACGTTCACGCCTACGCAGGTTAAGCAATTTTCCCTGATGCCGAACTTCGGCGTGCCGATTACGCAGCTTGGCAGCTACCTCGACAAGGATACCGAACAGCGCAAGGCCCTTAACCCGACCCTGCCCGGCATCCCGTACGACTCGCTCAACAACCAGATGATTGACTGGGTAATCGAGGCCCGCAAAGCCAACGCTGCCCTGTTCAAAAAGCCGACCTTCCTGGTTATCAAGGGCGATGGCAACGCTGATGTAAAAACCGTGCAAACGGTAATCAAAGACCTGCAGGAAAAGGATATCAACCGCTTCAACCTGCTCACCAGCCTGGAAATGAAGCCTTCGTACATCGGACAATAA
- a CDS encoding MotA/TolQ/ExbB proton channel family protein: protein MEQKNAVNPGARPAAPAAPKAAAAPAKSSGGASLFSVIVIVLAFIASVIIFMFVLGDPSHYLGNNPENNPKPGDYLGIVHKGGVIVPLLMTMLLCVITFSIERALTISKAKGSQSIEAFVRSVRQKLNVNDINGAIALCDQQKGSVANVVRAGLKKYQEMGRETTMNTDQRVLAIQKEIEESTALELPMLEKNLVIISTLASIATLVGLLGTVFGMIKAFSALAQAGNPDATALATGISEALINTALGIGTSALAIVAYNFFTSKIDELTYSIDEAGFSIIQTFAAQHGNAGQES, encoded by the coding sequence ATGGAACAGAAAAATGCTGTAAACCCGGGCGCTCGGCCCGCTGCGCCAGCCGCCCCCAAAGCTGCTGCCGCACCCGCCAAAAGCAGCGGTGGCGCCTCGCTGTTTTCGGTCATCGTTATCGTTCTCGCCTTCATCGCCAGCGTCATTATCTTTATGTTCGTACTGGGCGACCCGAGCCACTACTTGGGCAACAACCCGGAGAACAACCCGAAGCCGGGTGACTACCTCGGCATTGTGCACAAGGGCGGGGTTATCGTACCGCTCCTGATGACGATGCTACTCTGCGTTATTACCTTCTCTATCGAGCGTGCCCTTACTATCTCGAAAGCTAAAGGCAGCCAGAGCATCGAAGCGTTTGTGCGCTCGGTACGCCAGAAGCTGAACGTGAACGATATCAACGGCGCCATCGCCCTCTGCGACCAGCAGAAAGGCTCGGTTGCCAACGTAGTACGCGCCGGCCTGAAGAAATACCAGGAAATGGGCCGCGAAACCACGATGAACACCGACCAGCGTGTGCTCGCTATCCAGAAAGAAATCGAGGAAAGCACCGCCCTGGAGCTGCCAATGCTCGAAAAGAACCTGGTTATCATCTCGACCCTGGCTTCTATCGCTACGCTGGTAGGTCTGCTCGGTACGGTATTCGGTATGATTAAGGCCTTCTCGGCACTGGCCCAGGCTGGTAACCCCGACGCTACGGCTCTGGCAACCGGTATCTCGGAAGCTCTTATCAACACGGCACTCGGTATCGGTACGTCGGCTCTGGCCATCGTAGCCTACAACTTCTTTACCAGCAAGATTGACGAGCTGACTTACAGCATCGATGAGGCTGGCTTCAGCATCATTCAGACCTTCGCTGCCCAGCACGGCAACGCAGGTCAGGAGTCGTAA
- the mazG gene encoding nucleoside triphosphate pyrophosphohydrolase, translating to MENPLLTAARRPAQLEAFGRLLDVLDRLRLECPWDKKQTLESLRHLTIEETYELSDAILRHDLPDLKKELGDVLLHLLFYARIAAEQGAFDIADALNAQCEKLIYRHPHIYGDARADDEAAVKRNWEQLKLKEKGNTGGVLGGVPASLPALVKAMRIQEKARGAGFDFEEPIQVWQKVQEELAEFGAEYGSGQPLADAGRAERAAQEFGDLLFSLVNFARFAGINPEEALERTNRKFISRFQYLEASAAQDGQNLSEMTLAQMDVYWNAAKAAGN from the coding sequence ATGGAAAATCCGCTGCTTACCGCTGCCCGCCGGCCCGCCCAGCTTGAGGCATTCGGCCGCCTGCTCGATGTGCTCGACCGCTTGCGGCTGGAATGCCCCTGGGACAAAAAACAGACGCTCGAAAGCCTGCGCCACCTCACCATCGAGGAAACCTATGAGCTGAGTGATGCCATTCTGCGGCATGACCTGCCCGACCTCAAAAAGGAGTTGGGCGATGTGCTGCTGCACCTGCTGTTTTATGCCCGTATCGCGGCCGAGCAGGGCGCTTTTGACATTGCCGACGCGCTGAACGCACAATGCGAAAAGCTAATATACAGACACCCCCATATTTATGGCGATGCACGCGCCGACGATGAGGCGGCCGTAAAGCGCAACTGGGAGCAGCTGAAGCTAAAGGAAAAAGGCAACACCGGCGGCGTGCTCGGGGGCGTGCCTGCCTCCCTGCCAGCACTGGTAAAGGCCATGCGCATTCAGGAAAAAGCCCGGGGCGCCGGCTTTGATTTTGAAGAGCCAATCCAGGTGTGGCAAAAAGTGCAGGAAGAGCTGGCCGAGTTCGGGGCCGAGTACGGCAGCGGCCAGCCGCTGGCCGACGCGGGCCGGGCCGAGCGGGCCGCCCAGGAGTTTGGCGACCTGCTGTTTTCGCTCGTCAACTTTGCCCGCTTTGCGGGTATTAACCCCGAAGAAGCGCTGGAACGCACGAATCGGAAATTTATCAGCCGCTTTCAGTACCTGGAAGCTTCTGCGGCCCAGGACGGACAAAATTTGTCGGAAATGACGCTGGCCCAGATGGATGTTTACTGGAACGCCGCCAAAGCTGCCGGCAACTAA
- a CDS encoding ComEA family DNA-binding protein, whose product MRRYFGFSRAETRGFVLLLLGALAVAVLPVLLRPTAPIYLPAADQRQLDEWGRALATRLDSGRAASARTYAARYPARSARYPAVPQVALAPFDPNALTAEGWEARGVPHFVAGRIVAYGQKAGGFRAKAQIQRIYGLPDSVYQRLQPFMQLPAELPAPAGYAARSSAFSDKTGFPSRFARKPAHLQPFDLNLADTTQLMQIKGIGPGRARWIVKRRDELGGYLTASQLDEVFVLRDAPDLVDSLRKYTFVAAGFVPRPVHINSGTFDELWPHPYVGKPLARLIVAYRKQHGAFGTPDDLRQIKILKEESFVKLRPYVHCD is encoded by the coding sequence ATGCGGCGCTACTTCGGCTTTTCGCGGGCTGAAACCCGCGGTTTTGTGCTGCTGCTGTTGGGGGCGCTGGCGGTGGCGGTGCTGCCCGTATTACTACGCCCTACCGCCCCCATTTACCTGCCGGCCGCCGACCAGCGCCAGCTCGATGAGTGGGGACGCGCACTGGCGACCCGGCTCGATTCGGGCCGGGCGGCCAGTGCGCGTACGTATGCGGCCCGCTATCCGGCGCGGAGTGCGCGCTACCCGGCCGTGCCGCAGGTAGCGCTAGCTCCTTTCGACCCCAACGCGCTCACGGCGGAAGGCTGGGAGGCGCGGGGCGTCCCGCATTTCGTGGCTGGTCGCATCGTTGCGTACGGGCAGAAAGCCGGCGGCTTTCGCGCCAAAGCCCAGATACAACGCATCTATGGGCTGCCCGATTCGGTGTATCAGCGGCTGCAGCCGTTTATGCAGCTACCGGCCGAACTGCCGGCTCCTGCCGGCTACGCCGCCCGCTCATCGGCGTTTAGTGATAAGACCGGATTTCCGAGCCGGTTTGCGCGCAAGCCGGCGCATCTGCAGCCCTTCGACCTCAACCTGGCCGATACCACTCAGCTGATGCAGATAAAAGGCATCGGCCCCGGCCGCGCCCGGTGGATAGTAAAGCGCCGCGACGAGCTGGGCGGCTACCTGACGGCAAGCCAGCTGGATGAAGTATTCGTGCTGCGTGACGCGCCCGACCTGGTGGATAGTCTGCGCAAGTACACCTTCGTAGCCGCTGGCTTTGTGCCCCGGCCGGTTCATATCAACTCGGGCACCTTCGATGAGCTATGGCCGCACCCTTACGTAGGCAAGCCGCTGGCCCGGCTCATTGTGGCCTATCGCAAGCAGCACGGCGCTTTCGGTACTCCCGATGACCTAAGGCAAATCAAGATTCTAAAGGAAGAAAGCTTTGTAAAGCTGCGGCCCTACGTGCACTGCGACTGA
- a CDS encoding cysteine desulfurase family protein, protein MHVYLDNAATTPLDPEVLDAMLPYLSQHYGNPSSLHGPGRQVRSAIEVARKTVAQLINAAPSEITFTSGGTEADNYAIFGSVRTLGLRHAITSPLEHHAVLHPLQALAKNGETELSYLRHDAQGRLDLGQLEELLATHPRSLVSLMHGNNELGNLNDISEIGDICARHDAVFHTDTVQTMGHYRHDVQQLKNHFLVGSAHKFHGPKGVGFLYRRGGLEVGPLIHGGAQERNVRSGTENVYGIVGLAKALEIACRDMAAHQYYIQRLKDRLIGRLQAGIADVQFNGLSAAADQSLYTVLSVSLPPSSISEMLLFSLDINKIAASGGSACTSGAQLGSHVLEALGGDANRATVRLSMSKLNTEEEIDYAAAQLVKLYQPALV, encoded by the coding sequence ATGCACGTTTACCTCGACAATGCCGCGACGACGCCGCTCGACCCCGAAGTGCTGGATGCCATGCTGCCCTACCTGAGCCAGCATTACGGCAACCCCAGCAGCCTGCACGGGCCGGGGCGACAGGTGCGCTCGGCAATTGAGGTGGCGCGCAAAACGGTGGCGCAGCTTATTAATGCGGCCCCCAGCGAAATCACGTTTACCTCGGGCGGCACGGAGGCCGATAACTACGCCATTTTCGGCAGTGTGCGCACGCTGGGTCTGCGCCACGCCATTACCTCACCGCTTGAGCACCACGCCGTGCTGCATCCGTTGCAGGCCCTGGCCAAAAACGGCGAAACGGAGCTGAGCTACCTGCGCCACGATGCGCAGGGCCGGCTCGACCTCGGCCAGCTGGAGGAGCTGCTGGCCACCCATCCGCGCTCCCTGGTGAGCCTGATGCACGGCAACAATGAGCTGGGCAACCTGAATGATATATCGGAAATAGGTGATATTTGCGCCCGGCACGACGCCGTGTTCCACACCGATACGGTGCAGACGATGGGCCACTACCGCCACGATGTGCAGCAGCTCAAAAACCACTTTCTGGTGGGGTCGGCGCATAAGTTTCATGGGCCGAAAGGGGTAGGGTTTCTGTACCGGCGCGGCGGGCTGGAAGTAGGGCCGCTTATCCACGGCGGCGCGCAGGAGCGCAACGTGCGCTCGGGTACCGAAAACGTGTACGGCATTGTGGGCTTGGCCAAGGCCCTGGAAATTGCCTGCCGCGATATGGCCGCGCACCAGTACTACATTCAGCGCCTGAAAGACCGGCTCATCGGCCGCCTACAGGCGGGTATTGCCGATGTGCAGTTTAATGGCCTGTCGGCTGCGGCTGACCAGAGCCTCTACACCGTGCTCAGCGTGAGTCTGCCGCCGTCCAGCATCAGCGAGATGCTGCTTTTCAGCCTCGATATTAACAAGATAGCTGCCTCGGGCGGCTCTGCCTGCACGAGCGGCGCCCAGCTCGGCTCGCACGTACTCGAAGCCCTCGGGGGTGATGCCAATAGAGCGACTGTTCGCCTGTCGATGAGCAAGCTCAATACCGAGGAGGAGATTGACTACGCAGCCGCCCAGCTGGTGAAGCTGTACCAGCCCGCGCTGGTGTAA